One stretch of Malus domestica chromosome 14, GDT2T_hap1 DNA includes these proteins:
- the LOC103455237 gene encoding uncharacterized protein, with the protein MEDIDLESIGHGGSRSRCCFCIPSSWSRMRTSQNDDRWWSRGIKALYKLREWSEIVAGPKWKTFIRRFNRSRSGGGSSGGGGRHGKFQYDPLSYALNFDEGPVDEDDEAGGFRDFSARFASIPQPAKSEGPPESGKEVSVYG; encoded by the coding sequence atgGAAGACATTGACTTGGAGTCCATAGGCCATGGAGGATCAAGGTCGCGCTGCTGCTTCTGTATTCCGTCGTCATGGTCGCGGATGCGGACCTCCCAAAACGATGACCGGTGGTGGTCCCGAGGCATCAAGGCCCTCTACAAGCTTCGAGAGTGGTCCGAGATCGTCGCCGGCCCCAAGTGGAAGACTTTCATCCGCCGGTTCAACCGAAGCAGAAGCGGAGGCGGTTCCTCCGGCGGCGGCGGCAGGCACGGGAAATTCCAATACGATCCCTTGAGTTACGCCCTGAACTTCGACGAGGGACCGGTCGACGAAGATGACGAAGCCGGCGGGTTCCGCGATTTCTCGGCCCGGTTCGCCTCGATCCCGCAACCGGCGAAGTCCGAGGGGCCGCCGGAATCGGGTAAAGAAGTGTCGGTGTACGGGTGA